The following coding sequences lie in one Vanessa atalanta chromosome 1, ilVanAtal1.2, whole genome shotgun sequence genomic window:
- the LOC125066807 gene encoding U2 snRNP-associated SURP motif-containing protein, translated as MSRGNLSKKELEELRKKEEEEAAAHVFKEFVETFQEVPSTTSKVWVKAGTYDAGARKEDTSERGKLYKPISRLDEKRTITEADMVRSLAQRPEPPGRPRNKKTGDKKKSNLELFKEELRQIQEERSERHKYKNVLRDRGVVGVEPVIDMMPDVGSYDTGDPNTTNLYLGNLNPKITEQQLMEIFGRYGPLASIKIMWPRSDEEKARGRNCGFVAFMSRKDGERALRCINGKEIMNYEMKLGWGKAVVIPPVPIYIPPALQQPCKPPPPSGLPFNAQPPKHLLGKIPRVRPGEYYPSDPDDRQDYDQILSQSIVKVAIPTERNILMLIHRMVEFVIREGPMFEAIIMNKEMNNPFFRFLFENQSPAHTYYRWKLFSMLQGDSPKQWSLEDFRMFKGGSVWRPPVMNLYTAGMPDELVDEEDAKDNIRGTLSTNQRDRLEEIIRSLSASRRSVGEAMAWCLEHAEAAGEVAACVAEALAQHRTAPLRRVARLYLLSDILHNAGAKLTNASAYRGAFQQRLVEIMRECHLAWTRMPSRMQQEGFRARVTRILQAWADWAVYPTDFLLHINDVFLGQDKGEPRAAMEVDRSGSGDGPGSGAASPDGSTASGASGGSGGSGPLDGAALRRLAEQRPPQLSVRPEVNDIDGVPVDEDIDGVPLEMDGDIEADAEERSVAGFVPSRWESVEPASAPEPLKEPTPPPPDGGAESPRSRSGEALLRRETLRDIELRVLKYADELEAGARALRPGLAPPAQVQHYRRKLIKKALREAKEAEEVGSPIPDDDAFSTSSRKSKKSREPTLSPPPKRSRDRKSRSRSRSRERDRERERSRERDRERERDRERERERDRDRERDRDRRRRSPATPPHHRKHAKHAKYKY; from the exons ATGAGTAGAGGCAATTTATCCAAAAAAGAGCTCGAAGAGCTACGTAAAAAAGAGGAAGAAGAAGCAGCTGCACAT GTATTCAAAGAATTTGTAGAAACATTCCAAGAAGTACCGAGTACAACATCTAAAGTTTGGGTTAAAGCTGGAACATATGATGCTGGTGCTAGAA AGGAAGATACCTCAGAGCGAGGCAAGCTTTACAAGCCAATATCACGATTGGATGAGAAGCGCACAATCACTGAGGCAGATATGGTGCGAAGTCTTGCACAGCGTCCTGAACCGCCCGGCAGGCCTAGAAATAAGAAGACAGGAGATAAGAAAAAGAGTAATTTGGAATTATTTAAGGAAGAATTGAGACA gattcAAGAAGAACGCTCTGAGcggcataaatataaaaatgtgctGCGTGATCGCGGTGTGGTCGGCGTTGAGCCGGTGATAGATATGATGCCAGATGTTGGTTCATATGATACCGGAGACCCTAACACTACCAACCTTTACCTCGGCAACTTAAATCCAAAG ATAACGGAACAGCAGCTGATGGAGATCTTCGGTCGCTACGGTCCGCTGGCCAGCATCAAGATCATGTGGCCGCGCTCGGACGAGGAGAAGGCGCGCGGGCGGAACTGCGGCTTCGTCGCCTTCATGTCGCGCAAGGACGGCGAGCGGGCGCTGCGCTGCATCAACG GTAAGGAGATAATGAACTACGAGATGAAGCTCGGGTGGGGCAAGGCGGTGGTGATCCCGCCCGTGCCCATCTACATCCCGCCGGCGCTGCAGCAGCCCTGCAAGCCGCCGCCGCCCTCCGGCCTGCCTTTCAATGCGCAGCCGCCGAAACATCTCCTGGGAAAG ataccGAGAGTTAGACCTGGAGAATACTATCCCAGTGACCCCGATGATCGACAGGATTATGACCAA ATTCTTTCACAGTCTATAGTAAAAGTGGCGATCCCGACAGAAAG aaatatattaatgcTGATTCACCGGATGGTCGAGTTCGTGATCCGCGAGGGTCCTATGTTCGAAGCCATCATCATGAACAAGGAGATGAACAATCCGTTCTTTCGGTTTCTATTTGAAAATCAGTCGCCCGCGCACACGTACTACCGCTGGAAGCTGTTCTCTATGCTGCAGGGCGATTCGCCCAAACAATGGTCGTTGGAAGATTTTAGGATGTTCAAAG gTGGATCGGTGTGGCGCCCGCCAGTCATGAACCTGTATACCGCCGGCATGCCCGATGAGTTGGTGGACGAAGAGGACGCCAAGGATAATATACGCGGCACTCTGTCTACTAA CCAGCGCGACCGGCTGGAGGAGATCATCCGCTCGCTGTCGGCGTCGCGGCGCAGCGTGGGCGAGGCCATGGCGTGGTGCCTGGAGCACGCGGAGGCGGCGGGCGAGGTGGCGGCCTGCGTGGCCGAGGCGCTGGCGCAGCACCGCACCGCGCCGCTGCGCCGCGTGGCGCGCCTCTACCTGCTGTCCGACATCCTGCACAACGCCGGCGCCAAGCTCACCAACGCCAGCGCCTACCGCGGCGC CTTCCAGCAGCGCCTGGTGGAGATCATGCGCGAGTGTCACCTGGCGTGGACGCGCATGCCGTCGCGCATGCAGCAGGAGGGGTTCCGTGCGCGGGTGACGCGCATCCTGCAGGCCTGGGCCGACTGGGCCGTCTACCCGACCGACTTTCTGTTGCACATTAACGACGTGTTTCTTGGACAAGATAAG GGCGAACCGAGAGCGGCCATGGAGGTCGACCGGTCCGGGTCGGGAGACGGGCCGGGCTCCGGCGCGGCGTCGCCCGACGGCTCCACGGCGTCCGGCGCGTCGGGCGGCTCCGGCGGCTCGGGCCCGCTGGACGGCGCCGCGCTGCGCCGCTTGGCCGAGCAGCGCCCGCCGCAGCTCTCCGTGCGGCCCGAGGTCAACGACATCGACGGCGTGCCCG TGGACGAAGATATAGATGGCGTTCCGCTGGAAATGGATGGTGATATCGAAGCGGATGCGGAGGAACGAAGCGTGGCCGGTTTCGTGCCCTCGCGGTGGGAGAGCGTGGAGCCGGCATCGGCGCCCGAGCCGCTCAAGGAGCcgacgccgccgccgcccgatGG CGGCGCGGAGTCCCCGCGCAGCCGCAGCGGCGAGGCGCTGCTGCGGCGCGAGACGCTGCGCGACATCGAGCTGCGCGTGCTGAAGTACGCCGACGAGCTGGAGGCGGGCGCGCGCGCGCTGCGGCCCGGCCTCGCGCCGCCCGCGCAGGTGCAGCACTACCGCCGGAAGCTCATCAAGAAG GCACTGCGAGAAGCGAAGGAAGCGGAGGAAGTGGGTTCTCCGATTCCAGATGACGATGCTTTCTCGACGTCCTCCAGGAAGTCCAAAAAGTCCCGCGAGCCCACGCTGTCGCCGCCGCCCAAACGTTCCCG AGATCGCAAGTCCAGATCGCGATCTAGATCACGCGAGCGAGACAGGGAACGCGAACGATCCCGCGAGCGAGACCGGGAGCGTGAGAGAGACAGAGAACGAGAACGAGAGAGGGACAGAGATAGAGAGAGGGATAGAGACAGGCGAAGACGTTCACCAGCCACGCCTCCTCACCACAGAAAGCACGCAAAACatgctaaatataaatattga